From a region of the Acomys russatus chromosome 4, mAcoRus1.1, whole genome shotgun sequence genome:
- the Oprl1 gene encoding nociceptin receptor isoform X2: MKTATNIYIFNLALADTLVLLTLPFQGTDILLGFWPFGNALCKTVIAIDYYNMFTSTFTLTAMSVDRYVAICHPIRALDVRTSSKAQAVNVAIWALASVVGVPVAVMGSAQVEDEEIECLVEIPAPQDYWGPVFAICIFLFSFIIPVLIISVCYSLMIRRLRGVRLLSGSREKDRNLRRITRLVLVVVAVFVGCWTPVQVFVLVQGLGVQPGSETAVAVLRFCTALGYVNSCLNPILYAFLDENFKACFRKFCCASALHREMQVSDRVRSIAKDVGFACKTSETVPRPA; the protein is encoded by the exons ATGAAGACCGCCACCAACATTTATATATTCAATCTGGCACTGGCTGACACCCTGGTCTTGCTGACACTGCCCTTCCAGGGCACAGATATCCTCCTGGGCTTCTGGCCATTTGGAAATGCGCTCTGCAAGACTGTCATTGCTATCGATTACTATAACATGTTTACCAGCACGTTCACTCTGACCGCCATGAGTGTAGATCGCTATGTGGCTATCTGCCATCCTATCCGGGCCCTCGATGTTCGGACATCCAGCAAAGCCCAGGCTGTTAATGTGGCCATATGGGCCCTGGCCTCAGTGGTTGGTGTTCCTGTTGCTGTCATGGGCTCGGCACAAGTGGAAGATGAAG AGATCGAGTGCCTGGTGGAGATCCCTGCCCCTCAGGACTACTGGGGCCCTGTGTTTGCCATCTgcatcttcctcttttccttcatcaTCCCTGTGCTGATCATCTCTGTCTGCTACAGCCTCATGATCCGACGGCTCCGCGGGGTCCGTCTGCTTTCAGGCTCCCGAGAGAAGGATCGGAACCTGCGGCGGATCACAcgcctggtgctggtggtggtggctgtgtttGTGGGCTGCTGGACACCTGTGCAGGTCTTTGTGCTGGTCCAAGGACTGGGTGTTCAGCCAGGCAGTGAGACCGCAGTAGCTGTCCTGCGCTTCTGCACCGCCCTGGGCTATGTCAACAGCTGTCTCAACCCCATTCTTTATGCTTTTCTGGATGAGAACTTCAAGGCCTGCTTTAGGAAGTTCTGCTGTGCTTCGGCCCTGCACCGGGAGATGCAGGTTTCTGATCGTGTGCGCAGCATTGCCAAGGATGTGGGCTTTGCTTGCAAGACCTCTGAGACAGTACCACGGCCGGCATGA